The following are encoded together in the Planctomycetota bacterium genome:
- the folE gene encoding GTP cyclohydrolase I FolE, with amino-acid sequence MEQIRSILGFIGDDPNREGLIDTPRRVISAMHEHFCGYAMDPSEPLSRTFTEIEGYDQMVLLSGLEIQSHCEHHMVPFVGKAHVAYIPDGRVVGLSKLAKVVEIFSKRLQVQEKLTAQIAGAIQEHLKPRGVAVVVQARHYCMCYRGVHQPHAWTTTSKLTGVFLNNLATREEFLRLISITQTPTI; translated from the coding sequence ATGGAGCAGATCCGCTCCATTCTGGGGTTCATCGGGGACGATCCCAACCGCGAGGGGCTGATCGACACGCCTCGCCGCGTCATCAGCGCGATGCACGAACATTTCTGCGGGTATGCGATGGATCCCTCCGAGCCGCTTTCACGCACCTTCACCGAGATCGAGGGCTACGACCAGATGGTCCTGCTCAGCGGCCTGGAGATCCAAAGCCATTGCGAGCATCACATGGTTCCCTTCGTGGGCAAGGCGCACGTCGCCTACATTCCCGACGGGCGCGTGGTGGGTCTGAGCAAGCTGGCCAAGGTGGTCGAGATCTTCTCCAAGCGCCTGCAGGTGCAGGAGAAGCTCACCGCGCAGATCGCGGGCGCCATCCAGGAGCACCTCAAGCCGCGCGGCGTCGCCGTGGTCGTGCAGGCACGGCATTACTGCATGTGTTATCGGGGCGTGCACCAGCCGCACGCATGGACTACAACGAGCAAGCTGACCGGGGTTTTCCTGAACAATTTGGCAACCCGCGAGGAGTTCCTGAGATTGATTTCCATCACGCAGACTCCGACGATCTAA
- a CDS encoding formimidoylglutamase, with protein MPELIRKLTRSDAVELVRRRAGEKKLAETVDLCGDAEPWREALARSSAPVAVLGIPSDIGVRANFGKIGSASLWSAARRQFLAMQDNATLRGDSILLLGELIVDDLMREAAKLDPGAEADLHALRAHVAKVDERVAEASTDILKSGKLLIAVGGGHENAYGLIKGLSQAAGEPAGCINIDAHADLRSDEGRHSGNSFSAALRDKFLERYFVLGLQEPFINNEMWERLQEEPALRAVTLETIRTRGHFRKNFVVAPHLGASEEAVKFVKKRPLALEMDLDAITGVPASAATPAGLAVEEAREMLRHIARRRRVGTFHVCEGIPGESDAQGVGRLAALMMADVAKISIARRS; from the coding sequence ATGCCGGAGCTGATCCGCAAACTCACTCGCAGTGACGCCGTTGAGCTGGTTCGACGGCGTGCGGGCGAGAAGAAACTGGCCGAAACCGTGGATCTTTGCGGCGATGCGGAGCCCTGGCGCGAAGCACTGGCCCGCTCGTCGGCGCCGGTGGCCGTGCTGGGGATTCCCTCGGATATCGGCGTCCGCGCCAACTTCGGAAAGATCGGATCCGCCTCGCTGTGGAGCGCCGCCCGGCGGCAATTCCTGGCCATGCAGGACAACGCCACGCTGCGCGGCGACTCGATTCTTCTCCTGGGCGAATTGATCGTCGACGACCTGATGCGCGAGGCGGCCAAGTTGGATCCCGGCGCGGAAGCCGACCTTCATGCGTTGCGGGCCCACGTGGCGAAGGTCGACGAGCGCGTCGCCGAGGCGTCCACGGACATTCTCAAGTCCGGCAAACTGCTCATCGCCGTCGGCGGCGGGCATGAGAATGCCTACGGACTGATCAAGGGATTGTCGCAGGCCGCGGGGGAGCCGGCGGGGTGCATCAACATCGACGCCCACGCCGACTTGCGCAGCGACGAAGGGCGGCACAGCGGCAACTCCTTCTCGGCGGCGCTGCGGGACAAGTTCCTCGAGCGCTACTTCGTGCTCGGCCTGCAGGAGCCCTTCATCAACAACGAGATGTGGGAGCGCCTCCAGGAGGAGCCCGCGCTGCGCGCTGTCACCCTGGAGACGATTCGCACGCGCGGGCACTTCCGCAAGAATTTCGTGGTCGCGCCCCATCTGGGAGCGAGCGAGGAGGCGGTGAAGTTCGTCAAGAAGCGCCCGCTGGCGCTGGAGATGGACTTGGATGCGATCACCGGTGTTCCCGCCAGCGCTGCGACTCCGGCGGGCCTGGCCGTCGAGGAGGCGCGGGAGATGCTGCGCCACATCGCCCGGCGCCGAAGGGTCGGCACCTTCCATGTCTGCGAGGGAATTCCCGGGGAATCCGACGCGCAGGGGGTCGGCCGTCTTGCGGCCCTGATGATGGCGGATGTCGCCAAGATCTCGATCGCGCGGCGCTCCTGA
- a CDS encoding ROK family protein, which translates to MTLNRIGVDLGGTKIEAAVVDSSGSVIWNERVATPSGDYEATLKAIVELVSRARPVAGAVAGVGIGTPGSENPTTGLHRNANSTCLNGKPLRADLERRLGLRVRTANDANCFALSEAIDGAAKGASVVFGVILGTGCGGGIVVHGKVLGGANGIAGEWGHTALPNPDDEERSRPACWCGRTGCLEQFLSGSAVEMDHALGAKSKRIPLTRIAALAEEGDPGATATIDRWIHRMGRAFAGIINVLDPDAIVLGGGASLVAGLPGRLPAAIRPHIFADAWSTPILPARFGDASGVRGAAWLCDTFTA; encoded by the coding sequence ATGACATTGAACCGCATCGGCGTCGATCTCGGCGGAACAAAGATTGAAGCAGCGGTGGTCGACTCCAGCGGCTCCGTGATCTGGAATGAGCGCGTGGCCACTCCTTCGGGTGACTACGAGGCGACGCTCAAGGCGATTGTGGAGCTGGTCTCGCGGGCGCGACCCGTCGCCGGTGCGGTCGCGGGGGTCGGCATCGGAACTCCGGGCTCGGAAAATCCAACCACCGGCCTGCACCGCAACGCCAACAGCACCTGCCTCAACGGCAAGCCGCTGCGCGCGGATCTGGAGCGGCGGCTCGGGCTGCGGGTGCGCACCGCCAACGACGCCAACTGCTTCGCACTCTCCGAGGCGATCGACGGCGCGGCCAAAGGAGCTTCAGTGGTCTTCGGCGTCATCCTGGGCACGGGGTGCGGCGGCGGCATCGTGGTCCATGGAAAGGTGCTCGGCGGCGCCAACGGAATCGCCGGCGAGTGGGGGCACACGGCGCTCCCCAACCCCGATGACGAAGAGCGCTCTCGGCCCGCCTGCTGGTGCGGTCGCACCGGATGCCTCGAGCAGTTTCTTTCCGGCAGCGCGGTAGAAATGGATCACGCGCTTGGCGCCAAATCGAAGCGCATCCCGCTGACCCGCATCGCCGCGCTCGCCGAAGAGGGCGATCCCGGCGCGACCGCAACCATCGACCGCTGGATCCACCGGATGGGCCGGGCCTTCGCGGGAATCATCAATGTGCTGGACCCGGACGCCATCGTCCTGGGCGGTGGGGCCAGCCTGGTCGCGGGGCTTCCCGGGCGGCTTCCCGCGGCCATCCGCCCGCACATCTTCGCCGATGCCTGGAGCACGCCGATCCTGCCGGCCCGCTTCGGCGACGCCAGCGGCGTCCGC